In a genomic window of Ipomoea triloba cultivar NCNSP0323 chromosome 3, ASM357664v1:
- the LOC116013754 gene encoding serine/threonine-protein kinase tricorner-like: MEEETKAVTETAYEEDEEEEEELEEQLGSSLTLERVAAAKKYIESHYKTHMKQYKERMERRSLLEQKLASLDLPEEEQKVLLKDLERKETEYIRLKRHKISVDDFELLAIIGRGAFGEVRLCREKISGNIYAMKKLKKSEMLSRGQVEHVRSERNLLAEVASHFIVKLYFSFQDAEYLYLVMEYLPGGDIMTLLMREETLTETVARFYIAESVLALESIHKHNYIHRDIKPDNLLLDKNGHMKLSDFGLCKPLDCSNLSPINENEIMNDGNLRGSVNADGNCWNSSHEQMQHWQLNRRKLAFSTVGTPDYIAPEVLLKRGYGAECDWWSLGAIMYEMLVGYPPFYSDDPITTCRKIVHWKNHLRFPTEARLSLEAKNLICRLLCDAQNRLGSQGAEQIKVHPWFKGIDWDKLYEMNAAYKPEVNDELDTQNFIKFDEVNPPPAKTNSGNMRKMRLSPESLNFVGYTYKNFEAVKGLRRSKEKRGTSPDRLSTDSTQSESAVIFSSKADGAEMLTRTASVDILTSEDTLT; this comes from the exons ATGGAGGAGGAAACGAAGGCAGTGACGGAGACTGCGTATGAGGAGgatgaggaggaggaagaagaattgGAGGAGCAGCTGGGCTCCAGCTTGACTCTCGAACGAGTCGCCGCTGCGAAGAAATACATCGAGAGCCACTACAAGACTCACATGAAACAGTACAAGGAACGCATGGAAAG GCGCTCACTGCTAGAGCAGAAATTAGCAAGCTTAGATTTGCCAGAGGAGGAGCAAAAGGTTCTTCTCAAGGACTTGGAACGTAAAGAGACAGAATATATACGACTCAAAAGGCATAAGATTTCAGTTGATGATTTTGAGCTATTAGCCATCATTGGGAGAGGAGCATTTGGAGAg GTTAGATTGTGTCGGGAGAAAATATCAGGAAACATATACGCAATGAAAAAGTTGAAGAAGTCTGAAATGCTTAGCAGAGGACAG GTTGAACATGTTAGATCAGAAAGGAACTTGCTTGCAGAAGTTGCCAGCCACTTCATTGTAAaactatatttttcttttcaagatGCTGAATACCTGTATCTTGTAATGGAGTATCTGCCTGGTGGTGACATAATGACTTTGCTGATGAGGGAGGAGACATTAACTGAAACCGTTGCAAGATTTTACATTGCTGAAAGTGTTTTGGCCTTAGAGTCTATCCATAAACATAACTACATTCACAG GGATATTAAACCTGACAATCTTCTTCTGGACAAAAATGGTCATATGAAACTCTCTGATTTTGGTCTTTGCAAACCTCTTGACTGTTCAAATCTATCTCctataaatgaaaatgaaataatgAATGATGGAAATTTGAGGGGATCAGTTAATGCCGATGGAAACTGCTGGAACAGCTCCCATGAACAAATGCAGCATTGGCAATTAAATAGAAGGAAATTG GCATTTTCAACTGTGGGCACACCTGATTATATTGCTCCCGAAGTTTTACTAAAAAGAGGCTATGGTGCGGAATGTGATTG GTGGTCTCTTGGTGCTATTATGTATGAGATGCTAGTAGGTTATCCACCATTCTACTCTGATGATCCAATAACAACATGCAGAAAG ATTGTGCATTGGAAGAATCATTTGAGATTTCCAACTGAAGCAAGGTTGAGTCTTGAAGCTAAGAACCTAATTTGTAGGTTGCTTTGTGATGCTCAAAATCGGCTAGGTTCTCAGGGAGCTGAGCAAATAAAG GTTCACCCCTGGTTCAAAGGTATCGATTGGGACAAACTTTATGAAATGAATGCAGCATACAAGCCAGAGGTCAATGATGAACTTGATACTCAAAACTTTATCAAATTTGATGAG GTGAATCCACCACCTGCCAAAACTAACTCTGGAAACATGAGGAAg ATGCGTTTAAGCCCTGaaagtttaaattttgttgGCTATACCTATAAGAATTTTGAGGCTGTCAAAGGTCTACGGCGTTCTAAGG AAAAAAGAGGCACTTCTCCTGACCGCCTGTCCACTGATTCAACCCAGA GTGAATCTGCCGTGATATTCTCTTCCAAGGCAGATGGTGCTGAAATGCTCACACGCACCGCATCTGTGGATATCCTGACATCTGAGGATACCCTGACATAG